Within the Gordonia westfalica genome, the region GCGGCGACGGCCTGTGCCGACAGCGTCAGCCCAGGCAGCAACGTCACCGACGTCCGCACCTGCGCGACGACGCGCTCTCCCTGAACCGAAACCGACACCACGGCTCGGTCGCCCGCCATCCGCTTCGCGACCTCACGCGCCGAGTCGTCGTCCGCTGCCGTCAATCGTGCCGCCTCGCGCGCGGCGTCGGTGCAACGGATCTGAGCTGTCACGCCGCCGATCGCACCGACGGCGAGCAGCACCGCGACCACGATCGCAGCGACGGCGTACGCCGCCTCGACCGTCACCATCCCGGACTCGTCCTTGCCGATCCCTGTAAGACGAATCCGCAACGCGCGCAGAGTCATCAGCCCACCGATGTGTTGAGCGCCTTCCCGATGATGCCGGTCAGCGCACTCACGATGTTGTCACCGGTGATGACCGTATAGAGGATCGCGCCGAACGCCGCGGCCGCGATCGTCCCGATGGCATACTCTGCCGTGCTCATCCCGTCCTCGTCGGTGATCAGTCGTGCGGCGTGTGCACCGGCGCGATCGATGAATCGAGAAAGGTTGTGTGTCATGGGATCTCCTGTCGAGATGAATAACCATCCGGTTCCTGCATCTACTTGGACGCATCAGACCGCCGCTTGGATCCCACTGATTTCCGGCCTCCGGAAACCCACCCTTTTTCGGCAAACCCAGCACCGTCGAGGGTGGTGATTCTGCCGAAGAAGGGTGGGTATGCGGAGACGGCTATTGACCGGGCGACCAGACCCCGAGCTCGTTGCCGCTCGGGTCGGTGAAGTGGAAGCGACGACCGCCGGGAAAGTCGTACGGACCGTTGACGATCTCGCCGCCGGCCGCGCGTACCTTTTCGACCGTGGCGTCGAGGTCGTCGGAGTACAGCAGGACCAGCGGCCCGCCCGGCGCCGGGCCCGACCCACTGAGCGCGAGACCGCCGACCTCGGGCGAATCCGCCCCACCCGGTCCGACGATTCCCGAGTATCCGGGTCCGTAATCGTTGAACTCCCAGCCGAACGCGTCCCCGTAGAACCTGCGCGCCGCCGCCATGTCCGTGACCGTGAGCTCGATGTAGTCGATCGCGTGGTGTCGATGTCCGTTGTCAGTCATGAGCCCAGTGTGCTCGCGGGCACCGACAACCGCCCCCGCAAACCCACCCCTTTTCCGCAGAATCACCACCCACGACGGTGCTGGGTTTGCCGAAAAGTGGTGGGTTTGCGGACCGGTCAGAACGAGCCGAGGACCGTCGACGCCAGACCCACCACCACCGGCACGATCCCGAGGCAGATGAACGCCGGCAGGAAGCACAGCCCGAGGGGACCACTGATGGCCACGCCCGCACGTTCCGCCGCCGCCAGGGCATCGTCGTGAGCACGGCGTCGAACATCGTCCGCCAGTTCGGCGAGCCCGCCCGCCAGCGACGAACCCGCCCGGGCCGAGCGTCTGGCCAGCGCCGCGAGGGCCTCGAGATGGTCGTCACCCGACGCCTTCGCGTCGGGAGCATCGTCGAGCAAGGCCGACCATGCCGCGTCGGGGTCGGCCCCGAGTTGAAGAAGATCTGCGACACGCGAGAGCGGCCCGGCGAGCGACGGCGGGGCACGACCTGCGACGACCGCGGCCGCCACTCCCACCGGCAGGCCCGCCCGCAGGCATACGGCGAAGAGGTCGAAGGCCGATGCCACCGCGAACGGATCCTCGCGCGGAGGACCCGCACCCAGCCATCGCGGCGAGCGGTCGGGACCCGGCGGCGGGTCGACGACCCGGTACAGCCTCCAGCGTGGCTCGGGCCAGATCACCAGTGCCGCCGCCAGCGATGCCACCGCGGCTGCCACGACGGTCAACGGGCCAGCACCTTCCCGGTGATGCGTTCGGACCACGCGACTCCGGCCGCGGCCAACGCCGTCCCGACCATCAGCAGGATGCCGCCGAGACCGCCACCGAGAAGCACCTGGATCGGGCCCGCACCGGTCGCCTGGCCCAACGCGATCCCGAGCAGGGGCAGCCCCGCGAGGACCATCGCGGTCGCGCGCGGCCCCGACAGGCCGGCACGTGTACGGTCGGCGAACCCCCGGCGCGACCGGAGGTCGGACCGCAACGCGGCCAGCATGTCGACCATGGGGAGCCCGTACTGTTCCGCGGTCTGCCAGGCGACCCCGATTCGACGCCACGACGCAGCATCCGACTCGATCTCCGAACCCGGTGCGCCATTCGGCTCCGAATCCCCTCCCCCGATCGCCGACCCGCCGAGCGATGCACGCGACGCCATTGCCTCGAGGCCGTCGGCGATCTCCGAAGAACCCCGCCCGTCGCCGGACATGCGGCGTCGCAGTTCCGCGACCGCGACCTCGCAGGCGTGGACCGGAGGTGCCCCGACAGAGAGCTCCGAGATCATCAGGGACAGCGCCAGCAGCAGATCGTCGAGCCGACGATCGAACCTTCTCTCCGCCAGTCGGCGTCGTCGAATCCACGCCGCGAGGGCCACGACGATCCCCGCCGAGACGGCAGCCGGCAACCCGCCGACCGCAAGGGCCGCGACCGGCGCACCCGCAGCCAGCAGGGCCCGCGGGTTCGACGGCCGGGTGACGCGGGGTCGGTCCACGACCACCCGCAGCCGCAGGTCAGCGCGCCGTGGCGACCACAGCAGGACGCCGAACCCGAGCGCCGCGACCACCGGGGCCAGCGGTGGAATCGATGACGTCACGCCGACCGCCGCCGGGCGGACTCGGTCCCGATCTCGTCGGTGGGTTCGTCGTGGGGTCCGCGACGACTCGAGAGCATCGCGTCGAAGAGGGCCCGATGTCCGGTGAACCCGTTGTCTCGCAACCAGATCGGCACGATGTCGATCCGGCCGTCAGGTGCACGCCGCACGACGCCGATCTCGACGAGTCCACGCGACCCATCGGCCCTGCGCGCGACACCGAGCACCATCTGCAGAGCGGCACCCAACTGACTGTGCAACGCATCCCGGCCCATCCCACCCAGAGCGGCAAGCGCTTCCATCCGGGCGGGGACCTCGGAGGTCGAATTCGCGTGCACCGTACCGGCACTGCCATCGTGTCCGGTGTTGAGGGCGGTGAGCAGATCGATGACCTCACCGCCCCGCACCTCCCCGACGACGATCCGGTCGGGCCGCATCCGGAGCGCCTGCCGCACGAGTGCGCGGACCGGAACCTCGCCCACGCCTTCGACATTCGCTGCGCGCGCCACGAGCCGAACCACCTGCGGATGTCGGGGCGCGAGTTCGAGGGCATCCTCGACACAGACCATCCGCTCACGCGGGTCCATTGCGCCGATCAGGGCGTTGAGCAGTGTCGTCTTGCCAGAACCCGTACCTCCGATCACCAAGAAGGACAACCGATGCCGGAGGATGTCCCCGATGGTCCCGACCACCTCCGACGGTATGGCACCGCTCTCGATCAGACTCGGGAGATCCTTGGTCGCCGACCTCAACACCCGCAACGAGATACAGGTGCCGTCGGCGGCGAGCGGCGGGATTATCGCGTGCAGCCGGACCGTGTACCCGCGACGGCCGACATCGGACAACTGCCCGTCGACCCACGGCTGTGCGTCGTCCAGGCGGCGCCCCGCGCTCAACGCGAGGCGTCCCGCCAGACGCCGGACCGAAGCCTCGTCGGGAAAGTGGATCGTCGTCGTCTCGAGTCCGCGTCCGCGGTCGACCCACACGTCGTCGGGCCCGGCCACCAGGATGTCGGCGATGTCGGGTTCGGCGAGCAGGCTCTCGAGTTTCCCGGCACCGGTGAGCTCGGTCTGGAGGAAACGGAGTGCCGCGAGCAGGTCGGTGTCGCCGAGCACGCCACCGGCTTCGGCCCGGATCGCCTCGGCGATGACCGCTGGGCTCGGGTCGGCGGCGTCGGCGGCCAGCCGGGACCGAACGCGTTCGAGGAGATCGTCGTCGGCGCGCTCCGGTGTCATGCCGCTCTCCCCTGTCCGGTCACCCGCGTGTGGACTGCCCGGGCCGCACGGCCGAGGGGGCTGCGGGGTCGTACGCGGAGGGGTCCGCCTTCCAGACGCACCGGAAGACGTGGATCCGGCCGGAACGCGGCGATCAGCGGTACCCCGATCGCGTCGGCGACCTGGGCGGGCCGCAACCCGCCCGGCGACGGGCCTCGGACCACGAGCTCGACGGACGCCTCGTCACCGATGAGACGCCCGACGACCCGGCGCGCGGCGGCGCAACCGCCGACCGAGGGTGCCGAGACCATCACGACGAGATCCGCCGAAGCGATCGCCGTGCGGACAACCGGGGTGTCGGCACGAGGGAGATCGAGCACCACGAGATCTCCATGGGTCTGACCTGCGTCGATGACTGCGGCGACCGCGTCCGTGCCCGGTCTCCGCGTCGGTAGGCGCTCGGAGGTCAACACCGCCAGACCGCTCTCTGCGC harbors:
- a CDS encoding VOC family protein gives rise to the protein MTDNGHRHHAIDYIELTVTDMAAARRFYGDAFGWEFNDYGPGYSGIVGPGGADSPEVGGLALSGSGPAPGGPLVLLYSDDLDATVEKVRAAGGEIVNGPYDFPGGRRFHFTDPSGNELGVWSPGQ
- a CDS encoding TadE family type IV pilus minor pilin, which encodes MTLRALRIRLTGIGKDESGMVTVEAAYAVAAIVVAVLLAVGAIGGVTAQIRCTDAAREAARLTAADDDSAREVAKRMAGDRAVVSVSVQGERVVAQVRTSVTLLPGLTLSAQAVAAKEPRGEDQVVFAPGVEP
- a CDS encoding DUF4244 domain-containing protein, translated to MTHNLSRFIDRAGAHAARLITDEDGMSTAEYAIGTIAAAAFGAILYTVITGDNIVSALTGIIGKALNTSVG
- a CDS encoding TadA family conjugal transfer-associated ATPase is translated as MTPERADDDLLERVRSRLAADAADPSPAVIAEAIRAEAGGVLGDTDLLAALRFLQTELTGAGKLESLLAEPDIADILVAGPDDVWVDRGRGLETTTIHFPDEASVRRLAGRLALSAGRRLDDAQPWVDGQLSDVGRRGYTVRLHAIIPPLAADGTCISLRVLRSATKDLPSLIESGAIPSEVVGTIGDILRHRLSFLVIGGTGSGKTTLLNALIGAMDPRERMVCVEDALELAPRHPQVVRLVARAANVEGVGEVPVRALVRQALRMRPDRIVVGEVRGGEVIDLLTALNTGHDGSAGTVHANSTSEVPARMEALAALGGMGRDALHSQLGAALQMVLGVARRADGSRGLVEIGVVRRAPDGRIDIVPIWLRDNGFTGHRALFDAMLSSRRGPHDEPTDEIGTESARRRSA
- a CDS encoding type II secretion system F family protein, whose protein sequence is MTVVAAAVASLAAALVIWPEPRWRLYRVVDPPPGPDRSPRWLGAGPPREDPFAVASAFDLFAVCLRAGLPVGVAAAVVAGRAPPSLAGPLSRVADLLQLGADPDAAWSALLDDAPDAKASGDDHLEALAALARRSARAGSSLAGGLAELADDVRRRAHDDALAAAERAGVAISGPLGLCFLPAFICLGIVPVVVGLASTVLGSF
- a CDS encoding type II secretion system F family protein; amino-acid sequence: MTSSIPPLAPVVAALGFGVLLWSPRRADLRLRVVVDRPRVTRPSNPRALLAAGAPVAALAVGGLPAAVSAGIVVALAAWIRRRRLAERRFDRRLDDLLLALSLMISELSVGAPPVHACEVAVAELRRRMSGDGRGSSEIADGLEAMASRASLGGSAIGGGDSEPNGAPGSEIESDAASWRRIGVAWQTAEQYGLPMVDMLAALRSDLRSRRGFADRTRAGLSGPRATAMVLAGLPLLGIALGQATGAGPIQVLLGGGLGGILLMVGTALAAAGVAWSERITGKVLAR